One genomic segment of Streptomyces niveus includes these proteins:
- a CDS encoding helix-turn-helix domain-containing protein, which yields MHIQDSHWQAVVSVDGNGRASTGGIGRAAPLRVDAQRNLEHVLRAAREVFGELGYGAPMEDVARRARVGVGTVYRRFPSKDVLVRRIAEEETSRLTEQARAALGQEDEPWSALARFLRTSVASGAGRLLPPQVLRVGVDVDESTVVPDSADEARVPHQRQSGHPDLRVVGAGEHTSVGAVGALDDELVDPASGTVELLDVVGQLVERARSAGELRPGVTVADVLLVIATAAPALPDAAQQAAASARLLDILLEGLRSRAV from the coding sequence ATGCACATTCAGGATTCTCATTGGCAGGCCGTCGTCTCCGTGGACGGCAACGGACGCGCGAGCACCGGCGGGATCGGCCGTGCCGCACCGCTGCGCGTCGACGCTCAGCGCAATCTCGAACATGTCCTGCGGGCGGCTCGTGAGGTGTTCGGCGAGCTCGGTTACGGGGCGCCGATGGAGGACGTGGCGCGCCGGGCCCGGGTCGGGGTCGGCACGGTCTACCGGCGGTTTCCCAGCAAGGACGTGCTGGTCCGCCGGATAGCCGAGGAGGAGACCTCCCGGCTGACGGAGCAGGCTCGGGCGGCTCTGGGGCAGGAGGACGAGCCGTGGTCCGCGCTCGCCCGCTTCCTGCGGACGTCGGTGGCTTCCGGCGCGGGCAGGCTGCTGCCGCCGCAGGTGCTGAGGGTCGGGGTGGACGTCGACGAGTCGACGGTCGTGCCGGACTCGGCGGACGAGGCACGGGTGCCTCATCAGCGGCAGTCCGGACATCCGGATCTGCGTGTGGTCGGGGCCGGGGAGCACACCTCGGTCGGCGCGGTCGGCGCCTTGGACGACGAGCTGGTGGATCCGGCTTCCGGCACTGTCGAACTGCTCGATGTCGTAGGGCAGTTGGTCGAGCGCGCGCGGTCGGCCGGCGAGCTGCGGCCGGGTGTGACGGTGGCCGACGTCCTGCTGGTGATAGCCACGGCGGCGCCCGCGCTGCCGGACGCGGCTCAGCAGGCGGCGGCTTCGGCCCGGCTGCTGGACATCCTGCTCGAAGGGCTTCGGTCCCGGGCGGTGTAG
- a CDS encoding NAD(P)/FAD-dependent oxidoreductase, translating into MPHGVVKAEISRGTTPAPPPRARVLVIGGGYVGMYTALRLQQKLRRGEAEVVVVSPNAYMTYQPFLPEAAAGSISPRHVVVPLRRVLPDCKIIVGEARSIDHARRVATLTTLASEEEAAAGANTDRPGADTPDTDRIPGSFEMTYDELVLAPGSVSRTLPVPGLAEHGIGFKTVEEAIALRNHVLEQMDIASSTRDPELRDAALTYVFVGGGYAGVEALAELADMARYATRYYHNVKADDLKWILVEASDRILPEVGHDMGKYAVRELRARNIDVRLETRLDSCENRVAVLSDGTRFPTRTVVWTAGVKPHPILAASDLPLDKRGKLVCTARLTVDGAEHAWSAGDAAAVPDLAADEPGAECAPNAQHAVRQARVLAENIVASLRDEPLNDYRHRYAGSVASLGLHKGVAQVYGRKLKGYPAWLMHRAYHLSRVPTFNRKARVLAEWTLSGLFKREIVSLGSLEHPRAEFELAAGMERPRDV; encoded by the coding sequence ATGCCTCATGGGGTGGTGAAGGCAGAGATCTCCCGGGGGACGACCCCCGCACCACCGCCCCGCGCACGCGTTCTCGTCATCGGCGGCGGCTACGTCGGGATGTACACCGCGCTCCGGCTCCAGCAGAAGCTCAGGCGCGGCGAGGCGGAGGTCGTGGTCGTGTCGCCCAACGCGTACATGACCTACCAGCCGTTCCTGCCCGAGGCGGCCGCCGGCTCGATCTCACCGCGCCATGTCGTGGTGCCGCTGCGCCGTGTCCTGCCGGACTGCAAGATCATCGTCGGTGAGGCCAGATCCATCGACCACGCCAGGCGCGTCGCCACACTCACCACCCTCGCCTCCGAGGAAGAGGCCGCCGCGGGAGCGAACACCGACCGCCCCGGCGCCGACACCCCGGACACGGACCGGATCCCCGGCTCCTTCGAGATGACGTACGACGAACTCGTCCTCGCCCCCGGCTCGGTCTCCCGCACCCTCCCGGTCCCCGGCCTCGCCGAACACGGCATCGGCTTCAAGACCGTCGAGGAAGCCATCGCCCTGCGCAACCACGTCCTGGAGCAGATGGACATCGCCTCCTCCACCCGTGACCCGGAACTGCGCGACGCCGCGCTCACCTACGTCTTCGTCGGAGGCGGCTACGCGGGCGTCGAAGCGCTCGCCGAACTGGCCGACATGGCCCGCTACGCCACCCGCTACTACCACAACGTCAAGGCCGACGACCTGAAGTGGATCCTGGTCGAGGCATCGGACCGCATCCTTCCCGAGGTCGGCCACGACATGGGCAAGTACGCGGTCCGCGAGCTGCGGGCCCGCAACATCGACGTACGACTCGAAACCCGGCTCGACTCCTGCGAGAACCGGGTCGCCGTACTGAGCGACGGCACCCGCTTCCCCACCCGTACCGTCGTCTGGACGGCGGGCGTCAAGCCGCACCCGATCCTCGCCGCCAGCGATCTCCCCCTCGACAAGCGCGGCAAGCTCGTCTGTACGGCCAGACTCACCGTCGACGGCGCCGAACACGCCTGGTCGGCGGGTGACGCCGCCGCCGTACCCGACCTGGCGGCGGACGAACCCGGCGCCGAATGCGCCCCCAACGCGCAACACGCCGTCCGCCAGGCCCGGGTCCTCGCCGAGAACATCGTTGCCTCCCTGAGAGACGAACCGCTGAACGACTATCGTCACCGGTACGCCGGTTCCGTCGCCTCGCTCGGCCTCCACAAAGGCGTCGCGCAGGTGTACGGCCGAAAGCTCAAGGGCTACCCGGCGTGGCTGATGCACCGCGCGTACCACCTCAGCCGCGTCCCCACCTTCAACCGCAAGGCGCGCGTACTGGCGGAGTGGACCCTCTCGGGACTGTTCAAACGGGAGATCGTCTCCCTCGGCTCCCTGGAGCACCCACGTGCCGAGTTCGAACTCGCCGCCGGAATGGAACGACCCAGAGACGTCTGA
- a CDS encoding ATP-binding SpoIIE family protein phosphatase, with protein MNFTRWSARLPGTQRRIAARTGSGDSPAKPRDNSVRSPGAKSSVPAARGEFERHGEQHGDRTGEHPDGRPDGEPAGIPALEELSVRDVLGGLPALVALVYGPDHRVAYVNDAYTDAFGPREPGTAAAEGCPELVELGLMPLMDQVLRSGKPRTVKSRKVLAATSGTPDTPPGTSPHASAHASAHGSVNGSPTVARDGSYTVTCTPVEASGSGGVLIFAADVTDHAEAAERLRASERRLRETAVALQRSLLPQELEQPDDLRVAATYQPGGTDAAVGGDWYDVITLGAGRTALVIGDVMGRGVRAAAVMGQLRTAVRAYARLDLPPHEVLQLLDGLAAEIDPSQIATCVYAVHDPNEGRLVYASAGHLPILVRAEDGTVARAADPTGPPLGTGGWIHTSGTIDLAPGSTAVLYTDGLVERRSEDIDEGVASLERALAGAKGSPQVVCDRLIRAMGVTAEHDDDVAVLVLQHPARTGHSAELFHNAALDLLGGIEAAPRARAFASGVLSSWRFPVELKDLGVLATSELVANSLQHGTPPMRLRLRRTDRRLIIEVTDGDDHLPLRRHAEPADEAGRGISIVATIASSWGSRRTPGGGKAVWCEFALPH; from the coding sequence GTGAATTTCACGCGTTGGAGCGCCCGGCTCCCCGGTACACAGCGCCGCATCGCCGCGCGGACGGGCTCGGGAGACTCCCCTGCCAAGCCACGGGACAATTCCGTGCGTTCGCCGGGCGCCAAGAGTTCCGTGCCCGCCGCCCGTGGTGAATTCGAACGACACGGCGAGCAGCACGGCGACCGGACCGGCGAGCACCCCGACGGAAGACCGGACGGGGAGCCGGCGGGAATCCCCGCCCTCGAAGAGCTCTCCGTCCGCGACGTCCTCGGCGGTCTCCCCGCCCTCGTCGCGCTGGTGTACGGCCCCGATCACCGCGTCGCGTACGTCAACGACGCCTACACGGACGCCTTCGGACCACGCGAGCCCGGCACGGCCGCGGCCGAGGGCTGCCCCGAACTGGTCGAGCTGGGCCTGATGCCCCTCATGGACCAGGTGCTGCGCAGCGGTAAGCCCCGTACGGTCAAGTCCCGCAAGGTCCTCGCCGCCACGTCCGGCACGCCCGACACACCGCCCGGCACATCGCCGCACGCCTCCGCCCACGCCTCCGCCCACGGATCGGTCAACGGCTCGCCCACCGTGGCCCGCGACGGCTCTTACACGGTGACCTGCACCCCCGTCGAGGCCAGCGGATCCGGCGGCGTCCTCATCTTCGCCGCCGACGTCACCGACCACGCCGAGGCCGCCGAGCGCCTGCGCGCCAGCGAGCGCCGACTGCGCGAGACCGCCGTCGCCCTCCAGCGCTCCCTCCTCCCGCAGGAGCTGGAACAGCCCGACGACCTGCGCGTCGCCGCCACATACCAGCCGGGCGGTACGGACGCGGCGGTCGGCGGCGACTGGTACGACGTGATCACCCTCGGCGCCGGCCGTACGGCCCTGGTCATCGGCGACGTCATGGGCCGCGGAGTCCGCGCGGCGGCCGTCATGGGCCAACTGCGCACCGCAGTCCGCGCGTACGCCCGCCTCGACCTGCCCCCGCACGAAGTCCTGCAACTGCTCGACGGACTCGCCGCCGAGATCGACCCCAGCCAGATCGCCACCTGCGTCTACGCGGTCCACGACCCCAACGAGGGCCGGCTCGTCTACGCGTCGGCGGGCCATCTGCCGATCCTCGTACGCGCCGAGGACGGCACGGTCGCCCGCGCCGCCGACCCGACGGGTCCCCCGCTCGGCACCGGCGGCTGGATCCACACCTCCGGCACCATCGACCTGGCACCCGGCTCAACCGCCGTCCTCTATACGGATGGTCTCGTCGAGCGGCGCAGCGAGGACATCGACGAGGGCGTGGCATCCCTGGAACGCGCGCTGGCCGGCGCCAAGGGATCACCCCAGGTCGTCTGCGACCGGCTGATCCGCGCGATGGGCGTCACGGCCGAACACGACGACGACGTCGCCGTACTGGTCCTCCAGCACCCCGCCCGCACCGGGCACTCCGCCGAGCTCTTCCACAACGCCGCGCTCGACCTGCTCGGCGGCATCGAGGCCGCGCCGCGCGCCCGCGCGTTCGCCTCGGGAGTCCTCTCCTCGTGGCGCTTCCCCGTCGAGCTCAAAGACCTGGGCGTGCTCGCCACCAGCGAACTCGTCGCCAACTCCCTCCAGCACGGCACCCCGCCGATGCGCCTCAGACTCCGCCGTACGGACCGCAGGCTGATCATCGAGGTCACCGACGGGGACGACCATCTGCCGCTGCGCCGCCACGCCGAACCCGCGGACGAGGCGGGCCGCGGTATCTCGATCGTCGCGACGATCGCCTCGTCCTGGGGCTCGCGCCGCACACCGGGCGGCGGCAAGGCGGTCTGGTGCGAGTTCGCCCTGCCGCACTGA
- a CDS encoding MFS transporter, protein MGAAMRRIQAGNALSAFGLGFTVPYLYVYVAQVRDLGAGTAGAVLAVFAMAALVVLPFTGRVIDRRGPLPVVVGGAVLAAAGAVGMGVAASVPASVLSAVLLGAGTAVMQPALATMIVWCSEPSNRTRAFATQFFLQNLGLGIGGLIGGQIVDVGRPGSFTLLFGIEAAMFLVLAAVAGTVRLPRTSATASLPKEMAARGGGGMRALLGHRAMVQLCVLGFVLFFACYGQFESGLAAYGTEAAGIDPSTLGIALAANTAVIVVAQFVVLRLVERRRRSRVVASVGLIWALAWIIAGYAGLGHASQTMATAAFISTYALFGLGESMLSPTVAPLVADLAPDEMVGQYNAAFALVKQLALAVGPAVGGPMGAALHGPYIVTFVLFSLGVSVLALRLGRRLTPVQDQPSLAYTSRVVAVHKPEAVTASY, encoded by the coding sequence ATGGGCGCCGCGATGCGCCGGATCCAGGCAGGGAACGCGTTGAGCGCGTTCGGGCTCGGGTTCACCGTCCCGTATCTCTATGTGTATGTGGCCCAGGTGCGGGACCTGGGTGCCGGTACGGCGGGGGCCGTGCTGGCCGTCTTCGCCATGGCCGCGCTCGTTGTACTGCCCTTCACCGGGCGTGTCATCGACCGGCGGGGGCCGCTGCCCGTCGTCGTCGGTGGTGCGGTGCTGGCCGCCGCGGGCGCCGTCGGTATGGGGGTGGCGGCGAGTGTGCCGGCCTCCGTGCTCTCGGCCGTACTGCTCGGCGCCGGTACGGCCGTCATGCAGCCCGCGCTCGCCACGATGATCGTGTGGTGCTCCGAGCCGTCGAACCGGACCCGCGCCTTCGCGACGCAGTTCTTCCTCCAGAACCTCGGGCTCGGCATCGGCGGTCTGATCGGTGGACAGATCGTCGACGTCGGCAGGCCGGGGAGCTTCACCCTGCTGTTCGGCATCGAGGCCGCGATGTTCCTGGTGCTGGCCGCCGTGGCGGGCACGGTCCGGCTCCCCCGTACGTCCGCGACCGCCTCCCTTCCCAAGGAGATGGCGGCGCGGGGCGGCGGTGGGATGCGCGCGCTGCTCGGGCACCGCGCGATGGTGCAGCTGTGCGTGCTGGGCTTCGTGCTGTTCTTCGCCTGCTACGGGCAGTTCGAGTCCGGGCTCGCCGCGTACGGCACCGAGGCCGCCGGGATCGACCCGTCGACGCTCGGGATCGCGCTGGCGGCCAACACCGCCGTGATCGTCGTCGCGCAGTTCGTCGTGCTCAGGCTGGTCGAGCGGCGCAGGCGGAGCCGGGTCGTCGCCTCGGTCGGGCTGATCTGGGCGCTCGCCTGGATCATCGCCGGGTACGCGGGACTGGGGCACGCCAGCCAGACGATGGCGACCGCCGCCTTCATCTCCACGTACGCGCTGTTCGGGCTCGGTGAGTCGATGCTGTCGCCGACCGTGGCACCGCTGGTGGCGGACCTGGCGCCGGACGAGATGGTCGGGCAGTACAACGCCGCTTTCGCGCTGGTCAAGCAGCTCGCGCTCGCCGTCGGTCCGGCCGTGGGCGGGCCGATGGGGGCCGCTCTGCACGGCCCGTACATCGTGACCTTCGTGCTCTTCTCGCTCGGCGTCAGTGTGCTGGCGCTCCGGCTGGGGCGGCGGCTCACCCCCGTACAGGACCAGCCGTCACTCGCGTACACCTCGCGTGTCGTGGCCGTCCACAAGCCGGAAGCCGTCACCGCCTCCTACTGA
- a CDS encoding MarR family winged helix-turn-helix transcriptional regulator yields the protein MSDTPEEPSLDEQIAAYQREFDDLDPQVEKVVSALGRLNRRMNVAYGRQVSDLGISNAEWEVLKTLVLAGAPYRLGPGELAKRLGLTPAAMTHRVDRMAGEGLVTRDRDEKNRVRVIVELTDEGRTKWLEAMRMASDFEEDLLQDLSTEERGLLGGLLTRLLRRVEHAQPDAGGRLTDLD from the coding sequence ATGTCAGACACCCCCGAGGAACCGAGCCTCGACGAACAGATCGCCGCCTATCAGCGCGAGTTCGACGACCTCGACCCCCAGGTGGAGAAGGTCGTCTCGGCGCTCGGCCGGCTCAACCGCCGGATGAACGTGGCGTACGGGAGACAGGTCTCCGACCTCGGCATCAGCAACGCCGAATGGGAAGTCCTCAAGACCCTTGTCCTTGCCGGAGCCCCGTACCGCCTCGGCCCCGGGGAACTGGCCAAACGCCTCGGCCTCACCCCGGCGGCGATGACCCACCGCGTCGACCGCATGGCGGGGGAGGGCCTGGTCACGCGCGACCGGGACGAGAAGAACCGCGTACGGGTCATCGTCGAGCTGACGGACGAGGGCCGTACGAAGTGGCTGGAGGCCATGCGCATGGCCTCGGACTTCGAGGAGGACCTGCTCCAGGACCTCTCGACCGAGGAACGCGGGCTACTCGGCGGGCTCTTGACGCGCCTGCTCCGCCGCGTGGAACACGCCCAGCCGGACGCCGGCGGGCGCCTGACCGACCTGGACTGA